In Thermorudis peleae, a genomic segment contains:
- a CDS encoding SH3 domain-containing protein, whose product MDQQHTNPGTPPEPEDEEYGEYGAPPPFRSRQTSGGHPFGMEQQYTYRTEERYWPDYLRIALPVLGVILMLALAWFWLNSLLGRNDNLAKVTPPVSTTTAVPAVITGSTATPAKATTPIPLTTAVPTGTAQATQATGAAQGIQNGSKVVVANTGGSGVNLRAAPSTSGEVVKTLPEGTKLTVVGNSVNADGHVWWPVKTDSGDSGYVVGDYLKPAS is encoded by the coding sequence ATGGACCAGCAACACACAAACCCTGGCACTCCACCCGAACCTGAAGATGAGGAGTACGGCGAATATGGTGCTCCACCGCCGTTCCGGAGTCGCCAGACGAGCGGCGGTCATCCATTTGGCATGGAGCAGCAGTACACCTACCGGACGGAAGAGCGCTATTGGCCTGACTACTTGCGCATCGCGCTCCCAGTCCTCGGCGTCATCTTGATGCTCGCGCTTGCTTGGTTTTGGCTTAACAGTCTGTTAGGCAGGAATGACAATCTAGCCAAAGTCACGCCGCCAGTGTCCACCACGACTGCTGTACCAGCCGTCATTACTGGTTCAACGGCAACGCCCGCCAAAGCTACAACGCCTATTCCATTGACGACGGCAGTACCAACGGGAACCGCACAAGCAACACAAGCAACTGGGGCAGCACAGGGAATTCAGAATGGCTCCAAGGTCGTTGTCGCGAATACTGGCGGCAGCGGTGTAAACTTGCGAGCTGCGCCAAGTACATCGGGTGAAGTGGTGAAGACCTTGCCCGAAGGAACGAAACTCACCGTAGTTGGTAACTCGGTCAATGCTGATGGTCACGTTTGGTGGCCTGTCAAAACGGACAGTGGCGATTCCGGGTATGTTGTGGGAGACTATTTGAAGCCAGCAAGCTAG
- a CDS encoding bactofilin family protein: MAYEQNLPLRSTRENTMPESLSLVDRYTVIEGTLTTSRDIRIEGELRGTLRSEGAVHIAEGATVEATIEATHITVAGTLRGTISCRGKLSILNTGRVNGTITTQLLVIQEGGRCEGEIHMDTGAGAALPNTQAQRSTGSRNARPLPNEGTTRLPSLEDTPLHANETNLLKDRRSV, encoded by the coding sequence ATGGCATACGAGCAAAACCTTCCACTCCGCAGCACACGCGAGAACACAATGCCGGAAAGTCTAAGTTTAGTCGACCGCTATACCGTTATTGAAGGGACATTAACAACGTCACGCGATATTCGTATCGAAGGAGAACTCCGCGGCACACTGCGCTCCGAGGGCGCGGTGCATATTGCAGAAGGGGCAACCGTCGAGGCGACGATTGAGGCTACCCACATCACAGTTGCAGGCACGTTACGTGGCACAATCAGCTGCCGCGGCAAACTTTCCATCCTGAACACCGGACGAGTGAACGGCACCATCACGACCCAACTTCTGGTGATTCAAGAAGGAGGTCGGTGCGAGGGCGAGATTCACATGGACACTGGGGCAGGCGCAGCACTTCCCAATACGCAGGCACAGCGCAGCACAGGTAGCCGCAACGCGCGCCCGCTACCAAACGAGGGGACAACACGGTTGCCCTCACTTGAAGACACTCCCCTCCATGCCAATGAGACGAATCTCCTAAAAGACCGACGGAGTGTGTAA
- a CDS encoding bactofilin family protein, whose protein sequence is MIFRREQQSRGEGFQRSVGNFRQTTEQGTAERESEEIERAVLPSEPTLPEARESRVAPSWTMPMETEPRIRTSQSAQPAPAPSVDANTTLLAANAQWEGVLRSDGAVAIHGQLQGEVHSAGDVTIAEGARVEAQIFAHNVLIHGQVRGKVEARNRLEIFPQGEVIGDVKAPSLVVHEGAKLSGQLRMDDEGRKG, encoded by the coding sequence ATGATCTTCCGCCGCGAACAACAAAGCCGAGGAGAAGGCTTTCAACGATCAGTTGGCAACTTCCGGCAGACCACAGAGCAAGGTACTGCCGAGCGGGAGTCAGAGGAAATCGAGCGGGCAGTTCTCCCAAGTGAGCCGACACTTCCTGAGGCCCGCGAGAGTCGGGTCGCCCCGAGTTGGACGATGCCAATGGAAACCGAGCCACGGATTCGCACCTCCCAATCCGCCCAACCTGCTCCAGCACCATCCGTCGATGCCAACACCACCTTGCTCGCTGCCAATGCGCAGTGGGAGGGCGTGTTACGCAGCGACGGCGCTGTCGCTATCCATGGACAACTGCAGGGAGAAGTCCATTCAGCAGGAGACGTAACCATTGCTGAAGGAGCTCGTGTTGAAGCACAAATCTTCGCTCACAATGTCCTGATTCACGGTCAGGTGCGCGGCAAGGTTGAGGCACGAAACCGCTTGGAGATCTTCCCGCAAGGTGAGGTCATCGGCGATGTCAAAGCTCCTTCGCTCGTTGTCCATGAAGGAGCAAAGCTCAGTGGCCAGTTGCGAATGGACGACGAAGGGCGGAAAGGATAG
- a CDS encoding DNA-directed RNA polymerase subunit beta, which translates to MATVVSGERVSRQVRSNLGVDRVSFSRIPTVLEMPNLIELQLRSFEWFKTEGLRELLEEISPIIDYNGKMELHFLRHWFEEPRYSVELCRERDMTYAAPLYFRVRLVIRDTGEVKESDVYVDDFPMMTETGTFVINGAERVVVSQLVRSPGAYFELVTDPTTGRQLATAKLIPSRGAWLEFETSNRDVLFVKVDRKRKLPVTVLLRAVGYGSTDEILELFADVDVDPDHRYITATLERDRTSSVEEAQMELYRSLRPGDPPNRENAANLVERLFFNPRTYDLAKVGRYKLNKRLKLAVDPSIRILTKEDLAALVRTLILVNRGLDHADDIDHLGNRRVRTVGELIQMHLRTGLQRLERGIRERMTIQDIETVTPTGLISSTRPVRAAIREFFAGSQLSQFMDQTNPLAELTHKRRLSALGPGGLNRERAGFDVRDVHDSHYGRICPIETPEGPNIGLIGSLATYARINEYGFITTPYRRVYRSLRLPDQQSLLVGQITRVDVIDPQSGAVLAPKGTTVDESLAQRIAAAGITDVPVVPFVSDEVDYLTADQEEHFTIAQANTPLDEGARFVQSRIEARRAGQFVLGTPEQIDYMDVSPKQVVSVAASLIPFLEHDDANRALMGANMQRQAVPLLRPRAPIVGTGVEYQAARDSGQVVVAEKDGVVTSVTSQRIIIREDDGTEREYRLRKFVRSNQDTCINQRPIVQKGQRVKAGDVIADSSSTERGELALGQNVLVAFMSWEGGNFEDAILISERLVRDDIYTSIHIEKYEVEARDTKLGPEEITRDIPNVGEDALRDLDADGIIRIGAEVRPNDILVGKVTPRGETELSAEERLLRAIFGEKSREVKDTSLRVPHGVYGKVIDVKRFRRDDDTEHELPTGVNEMVRVLIAQKRKISEGDKMAGRHGNKGVVSRIVPIEDMPYLPDGTPVDIILNPIGVPSRMNLGQILETHLGWAAHELGIRVASPVFDGAKEDEVRELLRQAGLPEDGKVELYDGRTGEKFDRPVTVGVIYMMKLVHLVEDKIHARSTGPYSLVTQQPLGGKAQFGGQRFGEMEVWALEAYGAAHTLQEMLTVKSDDVVGRVKTYEAIVKGEPIVEAGVPESFKVLVKELRSLGLSVEVLNEDEEPVEFSEDGGRERGASLGINLSGFERTED; encoded by the coding sequence ATGGCAACAGTCGTAAGTGGTGAACGTGTCTCTCGGCAAGTTCGTTCCAACTTGGGTGTGGATCGTGTTTCATTCTCCCGCATTCCCACAGTGTTGGAGATGCCGAACTTAATCGAATTGCAGCTCCGGTCCTTCGAGTGGTTCAAGACAGAGGGGCTGCGCGAACTGCTTGAAGAGATTTCTCCGATTATCGACTACAATGGCAAGATGGAGCTGCATTTCTTACGCCACTGGTTTGAGGAGCCACGCTACTCGGTGGAACTCTGCCGAGAGCGTGATATGACCTATGCCGCGCCGCTGTATTTCCGTGTTCGACTTGTCATTCGCGATACCGGGGAAGTGAAAGAAAGCGACGTGTATGTCGATGACTTCCCGATGATGACTGAAACCGGTACCTTCGTGATTAACGGCGCTGAGCGTGTTGTTGTCTCGCAGTTGGTTCGCTCGCCGGGTGCCTATTTTGAATTGGTGACGGATCCGACAACTGGACGTCAGCTTGCGACGGCCAAGCTTATTCCGAGCCGTGGCGCCTGGCTGGAGTTTGAGACGTCAAATCGCGATGTGCTGTTTGTCAAGGTCGATCGCAAGCGCAAGCTACCAGTGACCGTGTTGCTCCGTGCTGTTGGTTATGGCTCGACCGACGAAATTCTCGAGCTCTTTGCCGATGTTGACGTCGATCCTGACCATCGCTATATCACCGCCACACTCGAACGTGATCGCACGAGTTCGGTCGAAGAGGCACAAATGGAGCTCTATCGCTCCTTGCGTCCTGGTGATCCACCGAACCGGGAGAATGCGGCAAATCTCGTTGAGCGGCTCTTCTTCAATCCGCGGACATACGATCTTGCGAAGGTTGGGCGATATAAGCTCAACAAGCGACTCAAGCTTGCGGTTGATCCGAGTATCCGTATCTTGACCAAAGAAGATCTCGCTGCGCTTGTTCGGACGCTGATCCTTGTCAACCGTGGCCTTGACCATGCTGATGATATTGACCATCTCGGGAATCGGCGTGTGCGTACGGTTGGCGAGCTTATCCAGATGCACCTGCGGACTGGGTTGCAGCGGCTCGAACGCGGGATTCGCGAGCGGATGACCATTCAGGATATCGAGACCGTCACGCCCACTGGTCTCATTAGCAGCACGCGTCCCGTCCGTGCGGCCATCCGCGAGTTCTTCGCTGGTAGCCAGCTCTCGCAGTTCATGGACCAGACGAATCCGCTGGCAGAATTGACCCATAAGCGTCGTCTTTCAGCGCTTGGTCCTGGTGGATTGAATCGTGAGCGAGCTGGTTTCGATGTTCGCGACGTCCATGACTCGCACTATGGTCGGATCTGTCCAATCGAGACACCAGAAGGACCAAACATCGGCCTGATCGGTTCGCTGGCAACCTATGCGCGGATCAATGAGTATGGCTTTATCACAACCCCCTATCGTCGAGTCTATCGCTCGCTGCGGTTACCAGACCAGCAGTCGCTCTTAGTTGGCCAAATTACGCGTGTTGATGTGATCGATCCGCAATCAGGTGCCGTGTTGGCACCGAAGGGAACAACGGTTGATGAGTCCCTTGCGCAGCGCATTGCTGCCGCAGGTATCACGGACGTTCCTGTTGTGCCGTTCGTCAGTGACGAAGTCGATTATCTGACTGCTGATCAGGAAGAGCATTTCACAATTGCGCAGGCGAACACGCCCCTTGATGAGGGCGCACGCTTTGTCCAGTCGCGAATCGAGGCTCGCCGTGCTGGTCAGTTCGTGCTTGGCACGCCTGAGCAGATTGACTACATGGACGTGTCGCCGAAGCAGGTGGTCTCAGTCGCCGCATCGCTAATTCCCTTCCTTGAGCACGACGATGCAAACCGTGCCTTGATGGGCGCGAACATGCAACGCCAGGCCGTGCCGCTGCTGCGTCCACGCGCGCCAATCGTTGGCACGGGTGTTGAATATCAAGCTGCTCGCGACTCTGGCCAGGTTGTTGTGGCCGAGAAGGATGGTGTTGTCACGTCTGTGACGAGCCAGCGCATTATCATTCGGGAAGATGATGGTACAGAGCGTGAGTATCGTCTGCGCAAGTTCGTCCGCTCGAACCAGGACACCTGCATCAACCAGCGTCCAATTGTGCAAAAGGGGCAGCGTGTCAAGGCTGGTGACGTGATCGCCGATAGCTCAAGTACCGAGCGCGGTGAGCTTGCCCTTGGTCAAAATGTCCTCGTCGCCTTCATGTCATGGGAAGGCGGCAACTTTGAGGACGCGATTCTCATTAGCGAGCGTCTTGTCCGTGACGACATCTACACATCGATCCATATTGAGAAATATGAAGTCGAAGCGCGGGATACCAAACTTGGGCCCGAAGAGATTACCCGCGATATCCCGAACGTAGGTGAGGATGCTCTCCGCGACCTCGATGCTGATGGCATCATTCGGATCGGCGCTGAAGTGCGGCCAAATGACATCCTGGTTGGCAAGGTGACGCCGCGAGGTGAAACTGAATTGTCGGCAGAGGAGCGATTGCTCCGTGCCATCTTCGGTGAGAAGTCGCGCGAGGTGAAGGACACGAGCTTGCGTGTCCCGCACGGTGTGTACGGCAAAGTCATCGATGTGAAGCGCTTCCGCCGTGATGATGACACTGAGCATGAATTGCCGACCGGCGTCAATGAAATGGTTCGGGTGCTCATTGCCCAAAAGCGCAAGATCTCTGAAGGCGACAAGATGGCCGGTCGCCATGGCAATAAGGGGGTTGTCTCGCGGATTGTTCCTATTGAAGACATGCCGTATCTCCCGGACGGCACGCCAGTTGATATCATCTTGAACCCGATCGGTGTGCCATCGCGGATGAACCTTGGTCAAATTCTCGAGACGCATCTAGGGTGGGCTGCGCACGAGCTGGGCATTCGCGTCGCGAGCCCGGTCTTCGACGGCGCAAAGGAAGACGAAGTCCGGGAATTGCTTCGGCAGGCTGGCTTGCCTGAAGATGGCAAGGTTGAGCTCTACGATGGCCGAACAGGCGAGAAATTTGACCGTCCTGTAACGGTCGGTGTGATTTACATGATGAAACTCGTCCACCTTGTTGAGGATAAGATCCACGCGCGCTCAACAGGGCCGTACTCGCTGGTTACCCAGCAGCCACTTGGTGGGAAGGCACAGTTCGGTGGCCAGCGGTTCGGTGAGATGGAAGTATGGGCGCTAGAGGCCTATGGCGCGGCTCACACCTTGCAGGAAATGCTCACGGTCAAGTCTGACGATGTTGTTGGTCGTGTGAAGACTTACGAGGCCATCGTCAAAGGTGAGCCGATTGTCGAGGCTGGTGTTCCAGAATCCTTCAAGGTATTGGTGAAAGAGTTGCGCAGCCTCGGCCTCTCGGTCGAAGTCCTTAATGAGGACGAAGAGCCGGTCGAGTTCTCTGAAGACGGTGGCCGTGAACGGGGTGCTTCCCTCGGCATCAATTTGAGTGGCTTTGAGCGCACCGAGGACTAA
- the rpoC gene encoding DNA-directed RNA polymerase subunit beta', translated as MTTATRQRPGQQRVLDVNNFEAIRIGLASPEAIRSWSYGEVVKPETINYRTLKPEFGGLFCERIFGPTKDWECYCGKYRRARYAGTICEKCGVEVTRSKVRRERMGHIELAAPVAHIWYVRGTPSRLGLLLDITPRNLERVLYFASYLVTKVDEEKKQQLIESIRQELQAELDELDHRFEEERGRLLEQREAALTSLQSGLARQREDALATQREAVERVREEANALRAELTALLHQAAPRDFFLRDRLIVAEGQAVNEDRLNALDEAEESLIAALEAQAERELERQSALAEAESELSLSSIDEQLQRLEQEIERQKNDLRSEADELIRQISDIRPMQVLTEQQYRDLAELAPDVFEARMGAEAVYDVVSKMDLEALSRELRAELQTTTGQRQKKIVKRLRLVEALRKSGNRPEWMLLTVLPVLPPDLRPMVQLDGGRFATSDLNDLYRRVINRNNRLKRLIELGAPEIIVRNEKRMLQEAVDALIDNGRRGRVVSGSSKHKLKSLSDMLKGKQGRFRQNLLGKRVDYSGRSVIVVGPTLKLDECGLPKRMALELFKPFVMQRLVAHGYAHNIKAAKRLVERVDPKVWDVLDEVIENYLVLLNRAPTLHRLGIQAFKVKLIEGSAIQLHPLVCAAFNADFDGDQMAVHVPLSAAAQQEARERMLSTRNLLDPSDGEPVIAPTLDIVLGCYAMTLPNPEAKGAGKAFSSPAEVILAYQTGLVDIQAPIKVRLSRDGQPPEIIDTTVGRVIFNELLPPQLGFWNETMDRKVLRRLIAACYQQVGPEETAKLADRIKDLGFDYATKSGITIGLTDVHIPPEKAQIIAEADQRVADVERQYRRGLITDAERHREIVAIWNEARDRLAEIVEQSLGEQNSLYMMSKSGAKGNINQINQMAGMRGLMLDPRGNIIELPIRSNFREGLSVLEYFISTHGARKGLADTALRTADSGYLTRRLVDVAQDVIVTIEDCGTEDGMWVRLVDMPDQDAFVERIVGRVAARPVVDPKTGEVLVERNQELREPVVQEILARGIDAVMIRTPLYCTADYGVCQLCYGRNLATGQIVEQGEAVGIIAAQSIGEPGTQLTMRTFHMGGVASEDITTGLPRVEELFEAREPKGKSIISRIDGVVEVIEDDQGRKVRVRSSDVISEPVPIPAGTELRVADGEVVTVGQVLGTKPTGELIVAPLEGQVFIDEGEQTLYIRAEKHREEEYVIPAAAHLLVQSGDYVTAGTPLTDGNLSPDELLETLGRDKVQRYILDEVQKVYKSQGVVTNDRHIEIIIRQMLRKVVVTDPGDTDLLVGEMLDRTQLRRINEEIVTQGGVPATAQLVLLGITKASLATESWLSAASFQETTRVLTEAATQGKVDYLRGLKENVIIGKLIPAGSGFWERKKKRAEEASLSPLDEVTLTSVAAQAIGPRRGESAGLPELDEATQKVLREQAMGRPETGAPSAQASTDVRNEDNTEEEERDVR; from the coding sequence ATGACGACTGCAACACGGCAACGACCAGGCCAGCAGCGGGTTCTTGACGTCAACAATTTCGAGGCCATTCGCATTGGGCTTGCATCACCGGAGGCGATCCGCAGCTGGTCGTACGGGGAAGTCGTAAAGCCCGAGACGATCAATTACCGCACGCTGAAGCCCGAGTTCGGTGGACTCTTCTGCGAGCGGATCTTTGGTCCGACCAAGGACTGGGAGTGTTACTGCGGGAAGTATCGCCGCGCACGCTATGCTGGTACCATCTGCGAGAAGTGTGGCGTTGAAGTTACGCGCTCGAAGGTGCGACGGGAGCGGATGGGCCATATCGAACTGGCGGCGCCTGTCGCCCACATCTGGTATGTCCGCGGTACGCCGAGCCGCCTTGGTCTGCTGCTCGATATTACACCGCGAAATCTCGAGCGCGTGCTCTACTTCGCATCGTACCTTGTAACCAAGGTTGATGAAGAGAAAAAGCAGCAACTTATCGAGAGCATTCGCCAGGAGTTGCAGGCTGAGCTGGACGAGCTCGACCATCGCTTTGAGGAAGAGCGTGGGCGATTGCTCGAGCAGCGTGAGGCGGCACTCACGAGCCTGCAATCGGGGCTTGCTCGGCAGCGCGAAGACGCTCTCGCCACACAGCGTGAGGCTGTTGAGCGTGTCCGTGAAGAAGCCAATGCGCTGCGTGCTGAACTGACAGCGCTCCTCCATCAAGCAGCGCCGCGTGACTTCTTCCTGCGTGATCGCCTGATTGTTGCCGAAGGACAAGCGGTCAATGAAGATCGGCTGAATGCTCTCGATGAGGCAGAAGAGTCGTTGATTGCAGCGCTTGAGGCACAGGCTGAGCGCGAGCTTGAGCGGCAAAGTGCGCTCGCTGAAGCGGAAAGTGAGCTTTCACTCTCAAGTATTGATGAACAGTTACAGCGGCTCGAACAGGAGATTGAGCGCCAGAAGAACGACTTGCGTAGCGAGGCTGATGAGCTCATTCGCCAGATCTCCGATATTCGTCCGATGCAAGTGCTGACGGAGCAGCAGTACCGTGATCTGGCGGAGCTGGCTCCCGATGTCTTCGAAGCGCGCATGGGGGCCGAGGCTGTCTATGATGTTGTGTCAAAGATGGATCTCGAGGCACTCTCGCGCGAGCTTCGGGCTGAACTACAGACGACGACCGGACAGCGCCAAAAGAAGATCGTGAAGCGGCTTCGTCTGGTCGAGGCACTGCGCAAGAGCGGGAATCGTCCGGAATGGATGCTGCTGACCGTTCTTCCGGTGCTGCCGCCGGACTTACGTCCAATGGTGCAACTTGATGGTGGCCGCTTCGCGACATCAGATTTGAACGATCTCTATCGCCGGGTGATTAACCGCAACAACCGGCTCAAGCGGCTTATCGAACTCGGTGCACCAGAGATCATCGTCCGCAACGAGAAGCGGATGCTCCAAGAGGCAGTAGATGCCCTAATCGACAATGGCCGCCGAGGACGCGTTGTCTCAGGAAGCAGCAAGCACAAGCTCAAGAGCTTGTCCGACATGCTCAAGGGCAAGCAGGGGCGGTTCCGTCAGAACTTGCTCGGAAAGCGCGTCGATTACTCTGGTCGCTCGGTCATTGTCGTTGGGCCAACGTTGAAGCTCGACGAGTGTGGCTTGCCCAAGCGGATGGCGCTTGAGCTCTTCAAGCCCTTTGTTATGCAGCGTTTGGTGGCGCATGGTTACGCGCACAACATCAAGGCAGCCAAGCGGTTGGTTGAGCGTGTTGATCCAAAAGTCTGGGATGTCCTTGATGAAGTTATCGAAAACTACCTGGTGCTGTTGAACCGTGCACCGACGTTGCACCGGCTTGGTATCCAAGCCTTTAAGGTTAAGCTCATCGAAGGGTCCGCGATTCAGCTGCATCCGCTGGTCTGTGCTGCCTTCAACGCCGACTTCGACGGTGACCAGATGGCGGTGCACGTGCCGCTTTCAGCTGCCGCGCAGCAAGAGGCGCGTGAGCGCATGCTTTCGACACGCAATTTGCTCGACCCGTCTGACGGTGAGCCAGTCATTGCGCCGACACTTGACATCGTGCTTGGCTGTTATGCCATGACGCTGCCAAATCCGGAGGCGAAGGGCGCAGGGAAGGCCTTCTCGAGCCCGGCTGAAGTCATCCTGGCGTATCAGACTGGCCTAGTGGACATCCAAGCGCCGATCAAGGTTCGGTTGTCGCGTGATGGGCAGCCTCCTGAAATTATTGACACGACGGTTGGTCGCGTCATCTTCAACGAGTTGCTGCCACCGCAGCTTGGCTTCTGGAACGAGACAATGGACCGGAAGGTGCTGCGGCGTCTCATCGCGGCTTGCTATCAGCAGGTCGGGCCAGAAGAGACAGCGAAGCTGGCTGATCGCATTAAGGACCTTGGCTTCGATTACGCGACGAAGAGCGGCATTACGATCGGACTGACCGATGTCCACATTCCACCTGAGAAAGCGCAGATCATTGCTGAGGCCGATCAGCGTGTGGCTGACGTGGAGCGGCAGTACCGACGTGGTCTTATTACCGATGCCGAGCGACACCGGGAAATTGTGGCGATCTGGAATGAGGCACGCGACCGGTTGGCTGAAATCGTCGAGCAAAGCCTTGGCGAACAGAACTCGCTCTACATGATGAGTAAGTCGGGAGCCAAGGGTAACATTAACCAGATTAACCAGATGGCCGGAATGCGCGGCCTCATGCTAGACCCACGTGGGAATATCATTGAGCTTCCGATTCGCTCGAACTTCCGTGAAGGGCTCTCCGTCCTCGAGTACTTCATCTCGACGCACGGCGCGCGCAAGGGGCTGGCTGATACCGCGCTTCGTACAGCTGACTCGGGGTACCTCACGCGTCGACTGGTTGACGTTGCTCAAGACGTGATTGTGACGATTGAAGACTGCGGCACCGAGGATGGCATGTGGGTGCGCCTCGTCGACATGCCCGATCAGGATGCGTTTGTTGAGCGGATTGTCGGGCGAGTTGCGGCGCGGCCAGTGGTTGATCCAAAGACGGGCGAGGTCCTCGTCGAACGGAATCAGGAACTCCGCGAGCCGGTTGTCCAGGAGATTTTGGCTCGTGGCATCGATGCCGTCATGATTCGTACTCCGCTCTACTGCACTGCTGACTATGGCGTCTGCCAGCTCTGCTATGGCCGCAACCTTGCAACGGGGCAGATTGTCGAACAAGGCGAAGCGGTTGGCATCATCGCGGCACAGAGTATTGGCGAGCCCGGTACACAGCTCACAATGCGCACCTTCCACATGGGAGGCGTGGCAAGCGAAGACATCACGACCGGTCTGCCGCGTGTCGAAGAGCTCTTCGAGGCTCGTGAGCCAAAGGGTAAGTCGATCATCTCGCGCATCGATGGCGTCGTTGAGGTCATTGAGGATGACCAGGGACGGAAAGTCCGCGTTCGCTCGTCTGACGTCATCTCGGAGCCGGTGCCGATTCCTGCTGGGACGGAGCTGCGAGTAGCGGACGGCGAGGTAGTCACAGTCGGCCAAGTGCTCGGGACAAAGCCAACGGGTGAGCTCATTGTTGCGCCGCTTGAAGGCCAAGTCTTCATTGATGAGGGCGAGCAGACGCTATACATCCGTGCCGAGAAGCATCGGGAAGAGGAATACGTCATTCCGGCAGCTGCACACCTGCTTGTGCAAAGCGGCGACTACGTGACTGCCGGGACGCCGCTAACCGACGGGAACTTGAGCCCAGACGAGCTGCTTGAGACGCTCGGGCGTGACAAGGTCCAGCGCTACATCCTCGACGAAGTACAAAAGGTTTACAAGTCGCAGGGTGTGGTCACGAACGATCGACATATTGAGATCATCATTCGCCAAATGTTGCGCAAGGTTGTTGTGACCGATCCCGGCGACACTGACTTGTTGGTCGGCGAGATGCTCGACCGCACACAGCTCCGCCGCATCAATGAGGAAATTGTGACGCAGGGTGGTGTCCCGGCGACAGCCCAGCTTGTGCTTTTGGGCATCACGAAGGCGTCGCTCGCCACCGAGAGCTGGCTCTCCGCAGCCTCGTTCCAGGAGACCACGCGTGTCCTGACTGAAGCCGCAACGCAAGGGAAGGTCGATTATCTGCGTGGTCTTAAGGAGAACGTCATCATTGGTAAACTGATTCCCGCCGGGTCTGGGTTCTGGGAGCGCAAGAAGAAGCGCGCTGAAGAAGCCTCGTTGAGCCCGCTTGATGAGGTGACCCTGACATCTGTTGCAGCGCAGGCAATCGGGCCACGACGGGGCGAAAGTGCTGGACTACCTGAACTCGATGAGGCCACGCAGAAAGTCTTACGCGAGCAGGCGATGGGGCGACCTGAGACTGGGGCTCCGTCAGCCCAAGCGTCGACTGACGTCCGGAACGAGGACAACACTGAGGAAGAAGAGCGCGACGTGCGTTAG